The bacterium sequence GAAAAAGAAGCGGTAGATATATTGTAAGATGGCAAAGGATATACAAATTCTCCTTGGTTATATCTTGGACAGTGTTGAGGAATTGGAAAAACATGTGACTGATTTGAGTCACGAAGATTTTTTGCAATCAACACTTGTACAAGACGCAGTGATGCGTCGGTTGGAAATTATCGGCGAAGCGGTTAATAATCTTCCGGATAAATTAAAAGCAGATAATTCTGAAATTCCATGGCGCGATATAGCGGACATGCGCAATCTGCTGATTCACGAATATTTTGGCGTCGATATTGAGTTAGTCTGGGAAACCGTTCAAAAAGACATTCCACCGCTAAAGAAAAAGATTCAAGAACTGCAAAAATAGGGTAAACAAGCCCTGTGTGTAACTCTGGGGATAACCCTGTGGATTTGTTGTATAGAAGTGGCATTGTGTGATGATTTCTGGAGAATACGGCAGGAAATAGGCCTTCGCTCATTTGTGATATAATGCAACCCATGATTAAGAAACGGGTAATTGTGCGAGCGGTTATTAGTGTTTTTTTTGGCGTTTTGATTGGTTGGAACCTTGTGCGGGAGATTGGTTTGGTTGGGGCCTGGATTGATGGTTTGTTGTTTGGAGCATGGGTCTGGTTTTTTTCAATAGTTCTTTTTGGTCTTTATCCTCCCTCGGTCAAAATCACAGCAAAAAAAATTATCCAACTATCATTAATGGTCGGTATTCCAATTGCTTTATATGTGTTCGTATTGTTTTGGTATTCTCTCGGATCATGGAAATTTGCCATATTAATGGGGGTATTTATTGGTTGCCTAAGCGCAATATTTGGCATCGGTTTTGCCTTTTTAGTTCGTCATGTGCAGATGGATCCAGCACATAAGAAATATTATCTAGAATAATATTTTTTTCTGAAGCTTATATCAACAACGTTTCTGATTGCTCTGGTGGTGGGGGGGGGGCTCAAAGCATCTATTCCCGGGATACTTGTCCACACCTGTTGACAGGATTTCAGGGTTGATTTATAAAGATAGCAGTGTTTCAAGATCTTGGGGTGTCCACTATAGAATCTCGCATAAAATAGCCCGCGAAAATTAAAATATGCGGTGCTGGTGTATCTTTGTTGACGTTTTTCGTTAAATATGATGAACTGTCAGGAAAGATATCCACAATCTGCGGGTTCTTATTTACACCACCAAAATCTTCAAGATTTCCTCTCCCGAGGTTCTCCTAAGTCTTGTACAAAATAATAAGTGGCAAAATCCTCAAAGCAAAAACTAGAAGATCGAAAAGAACACCATAAGAAATGGCAGGTTTCTTCGTCACCAGTAGATTCGGGAAACATGATGTCCCGCAAGTTTTTCACGAAGACCTATGATGTCGCGTCCGCCCCCCAACTGATTGAAACGCAACTCAATTCATATCGTTGGTTTTTGGAAGCGGGTTTGCCGGAACTGTTTGAAGAATTTAATCCAATCGAAGCGCACGCCGGTGCGATGTCTTTGGAATTTTTGGACTACTATTTGGATGAACCGAAACATACGGAAAAAACTTCCAAGGATCGCAACTCTACATTGGAAGCGCCAATTCGCGTGGCGGTGCGTTTGACCAATAAAAAGACCGGTGAAGTAAAAGAACAAGAAGTTTATCTCGGAGAATTTCCGGTGATGACCAATCGCGGTACTTTTATTGTAAATGGTGTCGAACGTGTCGTAGTTTCACAATTAATACGCTCTCCGGGCGTATTTTTTACCTCTAATTTTACGCGCGGTCGTAATTGGTATGGCGCGAAAGTGATCCCAAATCGCGGGGCTTGGTTGGAAATTGAAACCGGCGCGGATGGCGTGTTGTATGTAAAAATTGATCGCCGTCGCAAAGTGGTGGCGACTGCTTTGATGCGCGCGTTTGGTTATGGTGATGATGATTCAATTCGTAATGCTTTAAAAGAAACCGACACCGATCCGGACATGTCGTTTGTGGATGCGTCGTTGGCGAAAGATCCTTCCCACAACGAAGCGGAAGGTTTGAAAGAAGTTTATAAGAAGATTCGTCCGGGTGATTTGGCCACCACTGATAATGCCCGTCAAATGGTGGAAGATATGTTCTTCCGTTTCGACCGTTACGATTTTGGACGTGTCGGTCGTTACAGAATGAATAATCGTTTGGGTTTGAATTTTTCCGAAGCGCAAGAAACTCGCACGCTCCAAAAAGAAGATTTGGTGGCGATCTTGAAAGAAGTGATTCGTTTGAACGTGACGCAAGAAATTGCCGATGATATCGATCATTTGGGCAATCGTCGCGTGCGCGCTGTAGGCGAATTGATTCAAAACAAATTCCGTGTTGGACTCCAGCGCATGAAGCGTATCGCGCAAGACCGTATGAGTACGATGGATCCAAACACCGTTACACCTTCTCAACTGATCAATGCTCGTCCGATTATTGCGGCAATTAAGGAGTTCTTCACGAGCTCGCAGTTGTCACAGTTCATGGATCAAACCAACCCATTGTCCGAATTGGAACATAAGCGTCGTTTGTCCGCGATGGGTCCCGGTGGTTTGGCTCGCGAACGCGCCGGTTTTGAAGTTCGTGACGTCCACTATTCTCACTACGGTCGTATTTGTCCAATTGAAACTCCAGAAGGTCCAAACATTGGTTTGGTCGGTCACATGGCCTCGTTTGCCCGCGTGAATGATTATGGTTTCTTAGAAACCCCGTACCAAAAAGTTTCTCACGTTTTGCCACTCGACAAAGCGGAAGGGGAAGAGGCTTGGGTTGATATTGTTAGCAAAGACGAAAAAGTAATTATCCCAGGGAGGACGAAAATTACCGCCGTCCATATCAAAGCTTTGGAAACGGCAGGAATGACTGATGTTCGCGTGAAACCACGGGTTACGAAAGAAGTTGAATATATTGATGCTAACAAAGAAGATCGCACAGCGATCGCGCACGCCGCCGAACCGGTTGGTGCCGATGGTCACTTTGTAAACGATCGCGTGGAAGCGCGTGATCATGGACAATTTAGAGAAGTGGCCATCGATAAAGTTGATTACGTTGATATTTCCGCGATCCAACCAATTTCCGTCGCTTCCGCTTTGATTCCGTTTATTGAACACGATGATGCCCAGCGCGCACTCATGGGATCAAACATGCAACGTCAGGCTGTGTCTTGTATCAAACCAAGTTCTCCTGTTGTTGGTACCGGTATGGAACGTCGCGCGGCTTTTGATTCCGGTCACGTGGTAATCTGTCAGGCCGATGGCACAGTCGCCGAAGTGGACGGCGCTCACATTAGCGTTTTAGAAGATGGTGGTAATGTTCGCACCTATCCTTTGCAGGCTTTTGTAAGATCAAATACGTCCACCTCGATGACCCAACACCCGCGAATTAACAAGGGTGACAAAGTTAAGCGTGGTGACGCATTAGCCGACGGTGCTTCAATTGAGGGCGGAGAATTGGCCTTAGGTCAAAACCTATTGGTGGCGCTTGTGCCGTGGCGTGGTGGTAATTTCGAAGATGCCATCTTGATTTCCAGTCGCGTTGTTGAAGATGATTGGTTTACCTCTATTCACATTGAAGATTTTACGATTGAAGTGCGCGACACAAAACTCGGTCCGGAAGTGGTAACGCGCGATATTCCAAACGTCGGTGAAGAAAAACTCCGCAATTTGGATGAAGACGGCATTATCCGCATCGGCGCGGAAGTGTCTTCCGGTGATATCTTGGTCGGCAAAATTACGCCAAAGGGTGAAACCGATTTGACGGCCGAAGAAAGATTGTTAAGAGCCATCTTCGGCGAAAAAGCACGCGACGTGAAAGACACTTCTCTCTACTTGCAACACGGTGAACACGGCAAAGTCGTTGGCATTAGAATTTTCGATCGCGACAAGGGTGACAAATTGCCATCCGGCGCCATTCAACAAGTGCAGGTAAGCGTCGCGCAACTCCGCAAATTACAGGTCGGTGACAAGTTGGCCGGTCGTCACGGAAACAAGGGTGTTATTTCTCGCATTGTGCCGGAAGAAGATATGCCGTATCTCGAAGACGGTACGCCGGTTGATATTGTTTTGAATCCGATGGGTGTGGCTTCCCGTATGAATCTCGGTCAGATTTTGGAAACCCACTTGGGTTGGGCCGCGCAGAAACTCGGCTACAAGGTCGCATCGCCTCCGTTTAACGGTGTTTCGGAAGAAATTATCAAGCAAGAATTGGTCAAAGCCGGGTTACCGGAAAGTGGACAGGTTAAGTTAATGGACGGCGTAACCGGCGAACCTTTTGATCGTCCGGTCACGGTCGGTATTATGTACATCTTGAAACTGCATCATTTGGTGGAAGATAAGATTCATATGCGTTCCACCGGTCCGTACTCGTTGGTTACACAACAGCCGTTGGGTGGTAAAGCACAGAGCGGTGGTCAGCGTTTTGGAGAAATGGAAGTGTGGGCACTCGAAGCTTATGGTGCCGCTTACACCCTGCAAGAAATGTTGACGATTAAATCTGATGACGTGTTAGGTCGTTCCCGAACATACGAAGCAATCGTGAAGGGTGAAGAAATTCGTCCACCAAATATTCCCGCTTCCTTTGATGTATTGGTGCGTGAATTGAAAGGTTTGGCACTGGATGTTGAAATCGAAACCAGCACGCCAGCCGTAAAAGAAAGTGACAACGATGTTGATGGTGAAGG is a genomic window containing:
- a CDS encoding DUF86 domain-containing protein, whose protein sequence is MAKDIQILLGYILDSVEELEKHVTDLSHEDFLQSTLVQDAVMRRLEIIGEAVNNLPDKLKADNSEIPWRDIADMRNLLIHEYFGVDIELVWETVQKDIPPLKKKIQELQK
- a CDS encoding DNA-directed RNA polymerase subunit beta produces the protein MAKSSKQKLEDRKEHHKKWQVSSSPVDSGNMMSRKFFTKTYDVASAPQLIETQLNSYRWFLEAGLPELFEEFNPIEAHAGAMSLEFLDYYLDEPKHTEKTSKDRNSTLEAPIRVAVRLTNKKTGEVKEQEVYLGEFPVMTNRGTFIVNGVERVVVSQLIRSPGVFFTSNFTRGRNWYGAKVIPNRGAWLEIETGADGVLYVKIDRRRKVVATALMRAFGYGDDDSIRNALKETDTDPDMSFVDASLAKDPSHNEAEGLKEVYKKIRPGDLATTDNARQMVEDMFFRFDRYDFGRVGRYRMNNRLGLNFSEAQETRTLQKEDLVAILKEVIRLNVTQEIADDIDHLGNRRVRAVGELIQNKFRVGLQRMKRIAQDRMSTMDPNTVTPSQLINARPIIAAIKEFFTSSQLSQFMDQTNPLSELEHKRRLSAMGPGGLARERAGFEVRDVHYSHYGRICPIETPEGPNIGLVGHMASFARVNDYGFLETPYQKVSHVLPLDKAEGEEAWVDIVSKDEKVIIPGRTKITAVHIKALETAGMTDVRVKPRVTKEVEYIDANKEDRTAIAHAAEPVGADGHFVNDRVEARDHGQFREVAIDKVDYVDISAIQPISVASALIPFIEHDDAQRALMGSNMQRQAVSCIKPSSPVVGTGMERRAAFDSGHVVICQADGTVAEVDGAHISVLEDGGNVRTYPLQAFVRSNTSTSMTQHPRINKGDKVKRGDALADGASIEGGELALGQNLLVALVPWRGGNFEDAILISSRVVEDDWFTSIHIEDFTIEVRDTKLGPEVVTRDIPNVGEEKLRNLDEDGIIRIGAEVSSGDILVGKITPKGETDLTAEERLLRAIFGEKARDVKDTSLYLQHGEHGKVVGIRIFDRDKGDKLPSGAIQQVQVSVAQLRKLQVGDKLAGRHGNKGVISRIVPEEDMPYLEDGTPVDIVLNPMGVASRMNLGQILETHLGWAAQKLGYKVASPPFNGVSEEIIKQELVKAGLPESGQVKLMDGVTGEPFDRPVTVGIMYILKLHHLVEDKIHMRSTGPYSLVTQQPLGGKAQSGGQRFGEMEVWALEAYGAAYTLQEMLTIKSDDVLGRSRTYEAIVKGEEIRPPNIPASFDVLVRELKGLALDVEIETSTPAVKESDNDVDGEGDARTKTPTRTIRTDNSGE